The Actinomycetes bacterium genomic sequence CCGACGCGGACCTCAGCGGCCGCGGGCTGCGGGTCGTGTCCAGCTTCGACAAGGCCAAGCAGGCCGCCGCGGTCGCCGCCGTCGCGGCCCAGCGGCCGAAGACGAACGCGCAGGGGGTGCGGGTGGGCCTGGTGGCGGTCGACCCGTCCAACGGCGCGATCGTGGCGATGTACGGCGGCGCGGACTACCAGCAGCAGCAGTTCAACGACGCGACTCAGGCCAAGCCGCAGGCCGGCTCCACGTTCAAGCCGTTCACGCTGTCCGCGGCGCTGGAGAACGGCGTCTCGCTGTACTCCACCTGGAACGGCCACAGCCCGCGGACGTTCGTCAAACCGGACGGCTCGGGCACCTACACCGTGCCGAACTTCGGCAACGAGTCGTTCGGCATGATCACCTTGATGCAGGCGACCGCCGACTCGGTCAACACCGTCTACGTCGACGTCAACCAGACGATCGGCTCGGAGAAGTCGATCGACGCGGCCCGGCGGGCCGGCGTCCCGAACGACGTCCCGATCGACAACGGGCTGACCGTGCCACTGGGCACCGCGTCGCCCACCGTGCTCGACATGGCCGGCGCGTACGCCACGTTCGCGGCCCAGGGGCTGCGCACCCAGCCGACGTCCATCCTGTCGGTGAAGACCTTCAGCGGCGGCGTGCTCTACCGGCTGAACGCGCAGCCGGCCCGGGTGTTCGCCCCCGACGTCATGGCCGATGTCACCTGGGCGCTGCAGGGCGTCGTCACCAACGGCTCGGGCTTCGCCGCCCAGCAGCTGGGCCGGCCGTCCGCCGGCAAGACCGGGACGACGAACAGCAACCGGTCGGCGTGGTACGTCGGCTACACGCCGCAGCTGGCCACCGCGGTTGCCATGTTCCGGCCGAACTCGGACGGTAGCCTGCAGTCGATGGCTGGGGTCGGAGGGATGACGTCGGTGACTGGTGGGTCGTTCCCGGCCCGGATGTGGACCGCGTACATGTCCGCCGCGCTGAAGGGCACTCCGGTCGTGCCGTTCCCCAAGCCGGCTCACATCGGCGGCCAGCCGACCCCCTCGGCCAGCCCGACGCCCTCGGCCAGCCCCACGCTCAGCCCGACCGCGAGTGCCTCGGCCAGCGGCTCGCCCAGTGCCACCGCCAGCGGCTCGCCGACGGACTCGGGTTCGCCGAGCCCCGCGCCCTCCGCGTCGTCGAGCGGGTTGCCGGGGCCGGGCCCGTCCGGCGCGGCGAGTCCGGCCGCGGCGTCACCCAGCAGCAGCCCATGAC encodes the following:
- a CDS encoding transglycosylase domain-containing protein; protein product: MRIDYPRAGRRGVLRWWPSWRQWLFMGGLALLLGVVGFAALYASTAIPVPNQDAVGQATIVYYADGRNELGRLGDVNRTSIQLSSVPVHVQQAVLAAEDRGFYQEGGISVSGIARAAWNDLRGGPIQGGSTITQQLVKNYYLVQDRTVRRKVTDIILAIKIDRQLSKQQILEDYLNTIYFGRGTYGIQAASRAYFGVDASQLTLEQGAVLAGMIQSPGFYAPETNMDGLTDRYNYVLNGMVTSGWLTPAERAAATFPKILPAPAASSLAGPSGYLLETVRLELLQRGFTDADLSGRGLRVVSSFDKAKQAAAVAAVAAQRPKTNAQGVRVGLVAVDPSNGAIVAMYGGADYQQQQFNDATQAKPQAGSTFKPFTLSAALENGVSLYSTWNGHSPRTFVKPDGSGTYTVPNFGNESFGMITLMQATADSVNTVYVDVNQTIGSEKSIDAARRAGVPNDVPIDNGLTVPLGTASPTVLDMAGAYATFAAQGLRTQPTSILSVKTFSGGVLYRLNAQPARVFAPDVMADVTWALQGVVTNGSGFAAQQLGRPSAGKTGTTNSNRSAWYVGYTPQLATAVAMFRPNSDGSLQSMAGVGGMTSVTGGSFPARMWTAYMSAALKGTPVVPFPKPAHIGGQPTPSASPTPSASPTLSPTASASASGSPSATASGSPTDSGSPSPAPSASSSGLPGPGPSGAASPAAASPSSSP